The Streptomyces rubrogriseus genomic sequence GCCTGGACACGGCCGTACGCAAGAACATCGACTCCAGGCTGCACGACCTGGTGAAGATCCGCGCCTCGCAGATCAACCACTGCGCCTTCTGCCTGGACATGCACACCACCGATGCTCTGACGTCCGGTGAGTCCGTGGAGCGCATCGTGCAGCTCAGCGCCTGGACGGAGTCGAGGCACTTCTACACGGCCAAGGAGATCGCGGCTATTGAACTGACGGAAGCGATCACCGTGCTCACGGACGGTTTTGTGCCGGACGAGGTGTACGCGAAGGCCGCCCAGGAGTTCGACGAGACCGAGCTGGCACACCTGATCGCGGCCATCGTGGCGATCAACGCGTTCAACCGTTTCGGCGTCTCAACCCGGATGATCCCCGGCCACTACACCCCGGGCGGCTCGCACTGACCTTATCCACGCGGCTCGGCGTCGCCCCTACCCCCCGGGGCGCCACGTCGAGCCGCCTTCCCGTGAGCCAGCCGCGACTGGCCGATGGGCCCGCGTGTCGCTGACTGGAGGAGAACTGGCCATGACCGAGCCGGCAATCTGCGGCAGTTGCGGCACGGCACCGAGGGCCTGCCACGCGACGCGCTCGCCCTCATGGCGGCTCGGAGCGCCGAGGGCATCGGCTCAAACGATCTGCGCACCGCCACCAACGCCTGACCACGAGTCCAAAGTACCCGCACGCTCTACGACTTCGGATACGCCTGGGTCGAGCGCGGCGTGCCACCGCCTCGCGACACCCACCCTGCGCGAGGCACTGCGGCGACGGGCACCAGACTCCGCAGCAATCCGGCGGGAGGTGGTCTCGGCGTACGGACACGAGGTCTTGCAACGTGAGTCCGTTGAGGTGCTCACACTGCACGAGAGCAGGCTCGGGGACTGGCCCGACCACCATCTACTGATCTTCAAGCGCCCATTGGAGGCGCCCTCCCGGCCATCATCACACGTGGCTGCCCGATCCGCAGGACGCGATGTGGCTGCTCCCGGAGGCATGTCTGCGCACGAGGCTGAAAAGGGCGGTCAGTCAAAGGGCCGGTGAGCTCGCTGGACGCCACCGATCTGCGGGGCCGACAGTACGTCAGCGACGGTACTGTGCTCACCGCTCCGTCCTCTTGCGACTTAGGGCTCGTAAGGGATGCAGGTGAAACGGTCTCTGCCTCATTAGTTGCTCACGTGTTCGTGCTGAGTCTGGCCCGGCGTCCACTCGAGCCGGTCGAGAATCTAGGGGCCCTGCTCGGTACCTCACGTCGTTCAAGTCCTACGCGACGATGACCGTGCCTTCGCGGGCGGGCTCGAAGGGCTACACGTCCGAGGATGCGACTGTCTCGGTCAGACAACAGAGACACCGACGTGGGGCTGCCCTCCGGCAGGACCGAGGAATGCCTTCAGGCCCACCAGTTCACGCAGCACTGGTCGTGGATGTCCTGCAGCCGGGTGAACCGTCCGGTTATCTCGCGTCGATCATCACTGATGAGACATATCCGAGGCCTCGAGCTAACTGACGAGCATGACCTGGCGAGGCTCATCATGACGATCAACGCCTGGAACCGCTTCTGTGTGTCCACCAGCTCGTGCCGAGCCACTACGCACCTATTCTGTGGGTGACTCGTCGAACACTCAACAAGTCATTAGCTGGGGAAAACGGGACCGCTTGGGCTCCTCAGGGTGCACACAACGTCGGCAAGTGGGGCGATCTTCCCCTTCCCATGCTTGCTCTGTAAGGAGCCAGTTGGACACATCCGCGCGCGGACCGGTCCTCCCACAGGCCACCCCAACTATGAGTCTTTTCGTCGCGAGAGGACTGTTGGCAGCGAGTACCTTTGAAGGATGGTATCTATGGGACCAACAGGGTCACTCTCTGAAGCGGATGGCTCCTGTGGGCTACTTTCCCTGTTGGTGAACTCAGCGCTCGGATTCGCGACCTGGGATGCAGAGATGCGGTGCATCTGGTCCAACGCCGCCCTTGAGCGCTACGACGGGATCTCACGAGAGCGCCGACTGGGGCATCGACCACGAGAAGCACTGGCTGGTAATAGTGCCGAACTTGAAGTGGTGATGCGTCAGGTTCTCGCCACCGGAGCGTGCGCCATCGGTCACGAGTACCGAGTGCCGACCAGTAAGGGCAACCGGGCACTTTCTGCCTGTTTCGTGCGGCTAGAGGACACCGAAGACCGGCCTATAGGAGTATGCCTGTTGGTCTTGGGCGCAGGGGACAGACGGCGATCCAACGATCGTCTGAACGTGGTCAGCGAGGCCGGTGCGTATATCGGAACGACACTGAACGTCATGCGTACAGCCCAAGAACTGGCCGACTTCATGGTGCCCTTGTTCGCCGACTACGTAACTATCGATTTGACTGAATCGGTGCGTCTCGGCGAGGAGCCGCTGGCACGACTGGGACTCTCTTACGGGCGCATTCCTACATTCCGCCGTGCGGGCCGAGCTTCTATCCACACTGACATTCCAGAGTCGCTCTGGGCTACGGGAGAAGTAGTCTACGTGCCCGAGGCATCGCCGTTCATGCAAGTTATGTCCTCCGGCCGCTCCTTGCTTGAACCCTCGCTAGACGCTTCCCGGGACACCTGGCTGGACAACGATCCAGCGCGTGCCGAAAAGATCCGCGAGTTTGGCATGCACTCCCTTCTGATCCTCCCCATACATGCCCGCGGAGTCCTTTTGGGAGTGGCAGTATGTGTGCGCACGGAAAATCCGAAACCATTCGACGAAGGTGACCAACAGTTGGCTGAAGAACTGGTGGCTCGGGCAGCGCTCAGCCTGGATAACGCCCGCCGCTATACCAGGGAAAGACTTGCCGCCCTCACGCTTCAGCGCAGTCTGCTACCTCGCCAGGTGCACGGTGGCGACGCCATGGAAGTGGCCGCTCGCTACCTTCCTGCGGACACCGAATACAGCGTCGGTGGAGATTGGTTCGACGTTATTGGCCTAAGCGACGGCCGACTCGCCCTCGTAGTTGGTGATGTCGTTGGGCATGGCATCAACGCCGCGGCTACGATGGGCCAACTACGCACGGCCATTCGGACTCTTGCCGATCTTGATTTGCCTCCTGGAGACTTGCTGACCCGGCTCGATAGAACGTTCCTCCGGTTGATCGAGGACGAAGGTGCAAACGAGCAAGAAACCCACTCGACAGCTGGGCCCAAAGGCGCCACCTGTGTTTACGCAGTGTATGACCCAGTTGGCCAAACATGTACGCTGGCAGTGGCCGGGCACCCACCCCCGGCTATACTCCACACAAACGGTAACGTCACGTTTCCCGAAATTACGCCAGGTACGCCACTCGGTGTCGGAATGATGCCGTACGAGTCCTCCCAAATCGCACTGCCGGCAGGCAGCTTGATCGCCTTGTACAGCGACGGGCTCGTTGAGGACCGCCAAAACGATATTGACGTTGGCATGGAAAGGGTGAAGCATGCCTTGGCTCAACCCGCGGATTCCTTGGACGATCTCTGCACCCTAGTGATCAACACCTTGCCTTCCAAAGCTCCAGCAGACGACGTTACCCTGCTACTGGCCCGAGGGTTCAGAGTCGACTAGCGCTCTACTTTTATTGTCTCCGGATTCCACCTGAGCGTGTCAAACTTACGTGGCTGCAGCACTACTCTGGGACGCACATGCCACTGCCCTCAATGAGACGCGTTGCGCCCGGCCGATAGATGGAAGATTCTCCGCCGCAACTGGCGAACAAACGGGTGCGCAAAAGTCAACGCCGTAGCCAGCACTGCCCAAACTGCGAGAACGATTAAGGAGCCCGCTGCGTGCGCTCCCTCAAAATAGCTAAAATCAGTGACCGCACGGAAGGCCGCACCTGGAGGAAGGCACGGAGAGATACTCCGGGCGATGAGAGGCAACAGGTCTACGCCCGTAGTAGCGCCGCTCGTCGAGATTCCCACGGTCAGCAGGAGCAGCGTGGCTACCGGAATGCCAAAGGTGCCAAGGTAGGTACAGAGCATCACCGTCGCAGAAGCGGTAGCAGCCGTCAGCAGGGCGAGCGCACAGGTAAGTGGGAGCACCGGAGCGGGCACCGCTCCCAGCGCGGGCCCTGCGACAGCGGCAGCGACCAGACCGGAGGCGGCCGAGAAGACAGCGACCATCACCAGTTGGTGAACGGACGCTAGCAGCCGTACCACCCCCAACGTCATCTGGGCGAAGACAAAGCCGGCCAGTGATACTCCGAATACGACATAGAAGCCAGCTGTACCCTTGCGGTCGAACGCTACAAGCGGGACGGCGTCATGAATTGTGAGCTGCGCGCCCGCTCTGGCCGCATAGGATTTCACAGCTTGCTCCACGGCAACCGTTGTGGAGACGCCGTTTGCTCCCGCTACTTCCAAGTGCAACCGCCGGTCATCGCCGCCCACAACCGCCACTACATCACGTCGTTCCAACGCTGCCTGCGCGGAACCGTTACTCGTGGCTGTCTGGACGCTGACCTGGTCGCCCAAGCCCCCTTCCAGGCCGGCAGCAAGTGAGCGTCCGACTGCCGCAACTGGTAGGCCATGTGGCTTCGGATCTCGCTGCAGCCCGATGTAACAGGCGATGAAGGCGGCCAAAATAAACAAGGAGATCAGCGCGGGCTGCAACCAGACGCTGACTCGGAGCTGTCGCCGCCGTCCGGAACTATCAGCGTCTGGGGTCAAGTCGGCTCGTCCTGTCACTCGTGCGTCTCCGGCAAGGGGCAGGGGGCGTGGTCGGACACGTTGCGCCGAAGGTCTCTGACGTGTCCCGAGAACCACCGGCCCGGCTCTCCGATCACTCCGTCTCATCTGGCCCACGAGGGCAACCGGGCAGTGCCGCGATGAGTGGGGCCAGTCCACCCCTCCACCCGCTCAGTGTTGTCGTGCCGTCTACACCCCTGACGGGCTACCTGTGGCCTGCGCCTGCCCCTCGACGAACCGGCTGCGACCTACTTGTGCGCAGTACGACGGGAGCGTACGACCAGTACCGTGCCGGATGCGACGGCGAGGACCGCGGCGGAGCCGACGAGCAAGGTCTGCTCGGTGGTGCCCGTGTGGGCGAGGCCGGGCCGGGAGTCGTGTGCGGCCTGCAGGATCAGATGGGTGACGTCGTCGGGGTTCGTTTCCGTGACCGCGTGGGGGGCGTCGACCTCGACGGTGGTCGAACCGGCCCGCTCGGCCATGAACCGCAGGTTCTCTGTGCCGATGGTGCGGTCATCCGTGGCCACCAGGTACCAGGACGGGATCGTCTTCCAGGCCGCGGCCTCGGCCGGCTCGCTGAACGACCGGGCAGTGCTGGGCCGCTGAGTGGCGGCCAGCTCGTTCGCCCGGGCCGCGGTGACCCGGTCACTCAGGAAGACCTCGTTGAACTTGTCGGGCTTGAGGTACAGGTCGACGTCGGCGGGATCGCCGCCGAGCGGCACGGCGTCGAGCGCCGTGGGGACCGGGGCGTCGGGGTCGTCCGACAGACGGCTGCCGGGGTACTTGGCTGCCAGCTGGAGGGCGGTCTCTCCCTTGTCCGGGGCGAACCCGGCGATGTAGACGAGCGACTTGACGTTCGGGTTACCCGCTGCCGCGTTGGTGATCACGGCGCCGCCGTAGGAGTGACCCGCGAGGACGATGGGCCCCTCGATCGTCTTCAGTCGGGCGGCGAGGTAGTCCGAGTCGCCGGAGAGGCTGCGCAGCGGATTCGCGGCGGCGACCACCGGGTAGCCCCGCTGCTGCAGACTCCGGACGACCTCATCCCAGCTCGAGGCGTCCGCCCAGCTGCCGTGGACCAGCACGATGGTGGGCTTGGTGTCCTCGTGGGATCCAGTGCCGCCACCACTCTCGGATGCCATGGCCGGGCCAACGGCCATCAGGGACGCGGCGGACAGCAGGCCGACCAGCGACAACGAGCACCGTATACCGGTGCGACGGGTACGCTTCATGACCACTCTTTCTCGAGGAGACTGACTGCCCAAAACTCTGCGACCCACCGAAGTCGTTGGCAGCATGAAGCTGCTGATCGGGTGAATCCGCTGCTTGGTTTGCATCATGGTCCGCCGATGACCTGCTGCCCACTCGACTCGATGACTTCCAAACTCGTGGGTGAACCGGTCCCCCGCGTTCAGAAACTGGGCGGCCACGAGAGCGGGTAAGGACTGCGCCCCCAGGTGATTCAGCGCTCAAGCCCCTCTGGGCGGTCTGAGCAGAGAAAGGAAGCCTGCTCGGCCCAGCCTTGGCACTCAGAGCAGGCAGCGGAAACCACTCCGGAAATCTTGTGGCGGGCGTCGCCCAAACGCCGCGGCGCGCGGCTGATGCCGATGCAGGTCCGCCTACTGACTCAGGGAACATATCTGGTGGCAGCTGACGAGGATCGGTACACCCATTGTCAGTCGCTGGTGCCAGCATCACAGTTATGAGCGCCATCTTCACCACTCCACCGCGGCCGTTCGACATCGCCGCGCTCTTCCCTCAACTGGCTCCGCTGGTGCGGACGGGCACGCGGCTGCACCCGCGGCCGGGGTCGCCCACTGTGCACGACAGTTCTGTCGGTGGGCCGCTCCTGTGGCCCGCCGGCGAGCCGTGGCCGCACTGTGACGAGCCGCACGACAGGCACGCGTCGCAGACGGTCCACTCGCTGGACGATGTCCGGCTGCTGCGCCGCGATCTCGCCGCTGCGGAGGAGCGGCTGCGGCTCGACCCCGAGGCGCCCGAGGTCACCCCCGAGGAACGGGAGAACTGGGAGCGGATCAAGGTGGGACGTCCGTGGTTCGACGGCCCGATCCCCCTGCTCCCCGTCGCCCAGCTCTACGCCCGTGACGTCGCCTTCCCGTGCCCGCCCGACGCGGACCTCCTCCAGGTCCTGTGGTGTCCCTTCGACCACGCCGAACGCGCCCACCCCACGACCACACTCGTCTGGCGCTCCGCCGCCACTGTCACCGACCTCCTCGACGCACCGCCCGAGCCGCCGGTCATCCAGTCCCAGTGGTACCTCCCGGAGCCATGCCTGTTCTCACCGGAACAGGTCACGGAATACGCGTGACGATCGTCGGCTACTCCGTCTGGCGTGACATCCCGGGGCATCGCCTGAAGCGGGCGGTGTGGAAGCTGCGAGCCGTCCGGCGCGTGGGGTGGAAGCGGGCCCGGCGTACCCAGCTGCTGTTCAGCCCGTCGGTGCACTTCGCGGCGCCGGTGCAGGTCGGGAGCGAGACGGAGCGCATTGAGCTGCCGTTCGTCCTCAAGGCCGGCTCCATGGTGTCGCTGCCGCTCATCGGGCTGGAGGTGCCCAACCGGATAGGCCGGCAGCTTCGGGTCTCCCTGCACCTCGGCACCGGCCGCATCATCCGGACCGACGTCCACGACGCCGACGCCCTGGAGCCCCGGCGGATCGACCTGGACGAATACACCGGCGACTGGTCCTTGCACATCGGCCCGCCCACGACCGACTGACCGGACGGCGTAACCGGGCCTTCGAGTGGCGGCGGGCGCTTACCGTGGGGCCGTGACCACACCCTCCAACGACGCGGCCCGGCCGGTGCCGGTGCGGGTCGTGCTGCCCGCCGACCCGCTGCTCGGGCAGCCGGAACAGGAGGTCGTGGCGCGGTTGTGGAGGCGGCGGCAGACCGAGACGGGGTGGGTGTACCTCGTGGGGTCGCCGTCGTACCGGGACCTCGAGGACGGCGGCGTGGAGGCGGCGGAGTACCGGGTGTGGGTCCGGGCGCCCGACCATGTGCGGCCGGTCGACGGCGTCGACTACGACCAGGTCCCCAGCGAGCCTCTCCCGCCGGCTCCGCCGACGTCGACGGTCTGCGAGGTCCTCGGGGAGCGCCGGCCTTCGGGCTGGGTCCTGGCGAAGGCCCGCGAAGGGCGGGGCCCGGCCCGGGGCGTGCTGCACGCGCCGGACTGCGAGGAGGCACCCGAGGGAGCGCCGCTGCTCGATGTGCAGCGGGCTCTGGACGTCGCGGAGAACCCGGGGACGCGGCTGTGCACGCTGTGCGGGTGTGCTCAGGAGCTGACGCCGCTGCTGAGCGGTTTCGACCACGTCACCGACTCCTAACCTGCCCCCTGTGGGCCGTACGTCCGCCGGCCTCAGCTTCCGGCCGGCGACGGCGACGCCGCCTGACTGCTCCGGGTCCGCCGGGCCCCTGCGGCCGCCGCTACTCGGTGGTGTGCTCGGGGTCGGGCAGTTGGGGCGGGACGTGGCGCTCCAGGATCTCCACCCACTGGTGCAGGACCACGAAGCCGGTGGTGTCGGCCTGCGCCTTGACCAGCTCGGTCAGCGCGTCGACGCACGGCTGGACGGGATTGTCCGGCGGCAGGGTTTCGGCAGCCTGCTTCAGCCGCTCGTGCACGGTCGGGAAGAGCTCCTTGGCCCACGCGTCCTGTTCCTTGATGCGCCGGGAGCCTGCCTCCAAGCTGATCTGCATGACGGTCCACTCCGGACAGTCGGGGGTGTGCCAGATCTCGTGCGGCGTGCCGCCCGCGACGCGGACGTTCTCCCGGGCGGGGGCCCGCTGTGCAGTCCGACGTAAGGCGCTCGGCCGTGATCTTCGGCCGAGCGCCTCCGTGTGTTCACTCCCCGCTCAAGGACGCCGTCACCCTGCAGCACGCAGGGTCACACCTCACGGATCGGGAGTCAGGACTTGCCCTTGCGGCCGGCGAGTACGGCAAAGACTGCCAGGAGCACTCCACATGCCACGGCGATCGCCCCGAGCACCATCGGAACGGCGTCACCGGTCGCGACTCCCGCGATACATCCGCTCAAACCTCCCACCATCAGAATGATGGAAAAGATCCGCACAGCGCGTACAGCGTCCGTCATCGGGGCGTCGCTCGCTGTCATTCTTACGTCACTCCCCTGTAGATGGTCTGGTTGGCGTCTGATTGAACGTCATCCGTAGGTGATGACGTCGGCTCCGTAGTAGCCCGCGACGCCTCCCAACGCACAACTGCCCACCACGGCGGCACCGGCGCCGACCGCGCTGCCAACTCCGGCACCGACCACTCCTCCGACCGCAGCGGCGTACTGGATAGTTCCGGTTGATGCGGCTGCACCGATGCCCGACACGCAACCCGACACGACGCCGAAGATTTTACTACCGGTGTCCAGAATGTCTGAGAAGCTGAACAAGCCGGTGGGGTCGGTCCGGTTGACCGGGTCGCCGGCGGCGTAGAGGTAAGGGCTGGTTTCCTGGCCGGAGGGGTCGGGCTGTGTGAAGCGGCCGAGGGTGGGGTCGTAGTAGCGGTGGCCCATCTTGTACAAGCCGGTCGGGTCGGCGTAGGCGCCCGCGTAGCGGTACGGCTGGGGGGCGGCCTCGGTGGTGGTACCTCGGGGCGTGCCCGTCGGACCGTAGGCATAGGTGTGCGTCCGCTTGCCGGTGGCGTCGACGAGGCCAAGGACGTTGCCGGTGGCGTCGGTGAGGTAGTAGTAGGACTTCCCCCGAGTCGTCATGGAGTTCAGCGTGCCCGACGGCTCGCGGATGAATCCGGTGTCGACACCGTTCGTGGTCGTGGACGCGAGACCCAGTGCGGTGTGGTGGAACCACGTCGAACCGAGCTTGGTGCGCTCGGCATTGGTGGTGCCGGCGTGGACCAGGTCGTAGTTCGTGCCGCCAGTGGTGATGCCGGCGAGCTGGCTGTAGTCGGTCCAGGACTCGTCCGTGCGAGCGGTGCCGCTGGCTGCGCCGGTTTCGTTGCCGAGCTTGTCGTAGGACCAGCCCGTGGTGGAGCCGTTCTTCCCGGTCAGCTCGCTGGCGTCGTTGTAGGTGTACGTGGTGCCGCCCGGGCAGGCGTTTTTGCTGCCGTCCTGACTGGTGAGGTTGCCGGCCTTGTCCCAGCAGTACAGCCAGGACGCCTTCCGCGCACCCGCGGAGTCTGCCTCCAGGGCGTAGGAGAGGCGGTCCTGGGAGTCGTAGGTGTAGCTGGTCTTGAGGTTCGTAAGGTGGTCGGTGCGGGTGCGGATCTTGGTGGTGTCCTTGCCCGCGCTGGCGTAGCTGTAGGTCAGGTCGACGAAGGTCTGCGTGCCCGAGGTGGTCTTGATGCGCTCGGGGCGGCCGTTGTCGTCGATGGTGACGGCCTGGGTGGTGCCGCCGGGGTAGACGGTCTTGGTGCGCTTATCGTTGTTGTTGTAGTCGAAGTCGGTCTTCGCGCCGTCCGGGGCGACCAGATAGTCCAGGCGGCCGGCCTTGTCCCAGGTGTAGTCCGTCGTCCCGGTCGGGTCGGTGTAGAAGTCGACGTTCCCGCCCGGGGCGTAGGCGAGCGCGGTCTGCGCGCCGTTCTGCAGGGTGCGCACGCTCTCGCGGTTGAGCTTGTCGTACTTCCACTTGGTGAAACCCGAGGCGTCGGAACGGGTCGTGACGTTGCCATCGCCGTCGTGGGTGTAGGTGACGGTGAAGTTGGTGGAGGAGACCTCGCGCACGCGGTCGCGGGAGTCGTAGCCGTAGACGGTGGTGATGCCGCGGCCGTCCTCGACCGTCTCCACCCGGCCCAGCGCGTCGTAGGTGTACGTGGTCTCCCCCAGCGGCGCCGGCGGCTTCACCCTGATCAGGTTGCCCTGGTCGTCGTAGGTGAAGGAGGTGACCTTGCCGTTGCCGTCCTTGGCCGTACACCGCTGGCCTTCGAAGCCACCGCACGTCGGGTCGGCATCGTTGTAGGTGTACTCACGGGTCGCGCCCGCGGTGCCCGAGGTGGTGACCGACAGGGTATTGCCGTTGGTGTCGTACTTGAAGGAGTCCTTGCGGCCGTCGGCAGAGGTGAAGTCGTTGGGCAGGTCGGTGCCAGCGATCGTCTGGTACGCCGACACGGACGCCGTCGCGC encodes the following:
- a CDS encoding alpha/beta fold hydrolase; this translates as MKRTRRTGIRCSLSLVGLLSAASLMAVGPAMASESGGGTGSHEDTKPTIVLVHGSWADASSWDEVVRSLQQRGYPVVAAANPLRSLSGDSDYLAARLKTIEGPIVLAGHSYGGAVITNAAAGNPNVKSLVYIAGFAPDKGETALQLAAKYPGSRLSDDPDAPVPTALDAVPLGGDPADVDLYLKPDKFNEVFLSDRVTAARANELAATQRPSTARSFSEPAEAAAWKTIPSWYLVATDDRTIGTENLRFMAERAGSTTVEVDAPHAVTETNPDDVTHLILQAAHDSRPGLAHTGTTEQTLLVGSAAVLAVASGTVLVVRSRRTAHK
- a CDS encoding carboxymuconolactone decarboxylase family protein; the encoded protein is MTNTEVHENQHLLAEHTQRLDWMALAPEAFKALLRLDTAVRKNIDSRLHDLVKIRASQINHCAFCLDMHTTDALTSGESVERIVQLSAWTESRHFYTAKEIAAIELTEAITVLTDGFVPDEVYAKAAQEFDETELAHLIAAIVAINAFNRFGVSTRMIPGHYTPGGSH
- a CDS encoding DUF6233 domain-containing protein, coding for MPVRVVLPADPLLGQPEQEVVARLWRRRQTETGWVYLVGSPSYRDLEDGGVEAAEYRVWVRAPDHVRPVDGVDYDQVPSEPLPPAPPTSTVCEVLGERRPSGWVLAKAREGRGPARGVLHAPDCEEAPEGAPLLDVQRALDVAENPGTRLCTLCGCAQELTPLLSGFDHVTDS
- a CDS encoding PP2C family protein-serine/threonine phosphatase, producing the protein MVSEAGAYIGTTLNVMRTAQELADFMVPLFADYVTIDLTESVRLGEEPLARLGLSYGRIPTFRRAGRASIHTDIPESLWATGEVVYVPEASPFMQVMSSGRSLLEPSLDASRDTWLDNDPARAEKIREFGMHSLLILPIHARGVLLGVAVCVRTENPKPFDEGDQQLAEELVARAALSLDNARRYTRERLAALTLQRSLLPRQVHGGDAMEVAARYLPADTEYSVGGDWFDVIGLSDGRLALVVGDVVGHGINAAATMGQLRTAIRTLADLDLPPGDLLTRLDRTFLRLIEDEGANEQETHSTAGPKGATCVYAVYDPVGQTCTLAVAGHPPPAILHTNGNVTFPEITPGTPLGVGMMPYESSQIALPAGSLIALYSDGLVEDRQNDIDVGMERVKHALAQPADSLDDLCTLVINTLPSKAPADDVTLLLARGFRVD
- a CDS encoding RHS repeat-associated core domain-containing protein, whose product is MAAAPGLAATPKPKLPEPESPWTKPTKVEAPATPAGKTKAPGSQPEAKPSAEVTAWRSAQEARATGAKAKSSASRSAAAADDYLPEGQGEVPWHQILDTRLNDALVARVNVSNGNLMLAATDFDIAGVGQKLQLTRTYNSLEAPWGKVSQRWWQGYERYLQINDGEVDVFDATGNLLRFTANADGTYTTPTGYSKDLKKNADGTFTLTDRKSGSKDTYNQYGTLLKVTDKNDGTITVDQHDEGSEHKGFKLTETRSGRWIALVKTYPNQWQATDHTGRTAVLDLDGSGNLAKVTDTAGKATAYEYDSSRRLTKVTTPEGTVTLFTYDSHNRVTSMQRATGTSGSGHTGPTWRYDYSAATPSDAGTTTVTNPDGDATKYVHNADGEVTKVTDPLGHSRHSTYKNHLTQTAIDAMGTGTDGTGGNTTTYGWDGRNNAVSQKLPMGATASVSAYQTIAGTDLPNDFTSADGRKDSFKYDTNGNTLSVTTSGTAGATREYTYNDADPTCGGFEGQRCTAKDGNGKVTSFTYDDQGNLIRVKPPAPLGETTYTYDALGRVETVEDGRGITTVYGYDSRDRVREVSSTNFTVTYTHDGDGNVTTRSDASGFTKWKYDKLNRESVRTLQNGAQTALAYAPGGNVDFYTDPTGTTDYTWDKAGRLDYLVAPDGAKTDFDYNNNDKRTKTVYPGGTTQAVTIDDNGRPERIKTTSGTQTFVDLTYSYASAGKDTTKIRTRTDHLTNLKTSYTYDSQDRLSYALEADSAGARKASWLYCWDKAGNLTSQDGSKNACPGGTTYTYNDASELTGKNGSTTGWSYDKLGNETGAASGTARTDESWTDYSQLAGITTGGTNYDLVHAGTTNAERTKLGSTWFHHTALGLASTTTNGVDTGFIREPSGTLNSMTTRGKSYYYLTDATGNVLGLVDATGKRTHTYAYGPTGTPRGTTTEAAPQPYRYAGAYADPTGLYKMGHRYYDPTLGRFTQPDPSGQETSPYLYAAGDPVNRTDPTGLFSFSDILDTGSKIFGVVSGCVSGIGAAASTGTIQYAAAVGGVVGAGVGSAVGAGAAVVGSCALGGVAGYYGADVITYG